The DNA region CCGGCGGCGCCGGCACCGCCACGCAGCAGGCCGACCAGCCCGCAGGCGGGGATGACCCGGTGGGCGAGGCCGTTGAGGGCCTCGTCGCTCTGGGCTACAAACCGCCCGAAGCCTCGCGCATGGCCCGCGGCGCGGCCGAGCCGGGCCTTGGCTGTGAAGCGATCATCCGGCGTGCGCTTCAGCGCGCCGTGCCGCGAGGGGGGTGATCATGAGCGACGAACACGGACCGCCCGAGCGCATCATCGACGCTGCCGGCAACGGCGAAGAGGCGGCGCTGGAGCGCGCCCTGCGCCCGGTGAGCCTGGACGAGTACGTCGGCCAGGCCGGGGTGCGCGAACAGCTGGAGATCTTCATTCACGCCGCCCGGGGGCGCAACGAACCGCTGGACCACACCCTGCTCTTCGGCCCGCCGGGGCTGGGCAAGACCACGCTGGCCAACATCATCGCCACCGAGATGGGCGCCAACCTCCGCCAGAGTTCCGGACCGGTCCTCGACCGCCCCGGTGACCTGGCGGCCATCCTGACCAACCTCGAGCCCGGCGACGTCCTGTTCATCGACGAGATCCACCGGCTCTCCTCGGTGGTCGAGGAGGTGCTCTACCCGGCCATGGAGGATTTCCGGATCGACATCGTCATCGGCGAGGGGCCGGCAGCGCGCTCGATCAAGCTCGACCTGCCGCCATTCACCCTGGTCGGGGCCACCACACGGGCCGGCCTGCTGACCTCGCCGCTGCGCGACCGCTTCGGCATCGTGCAGCGCCTCGCCTATTACCCGGTGGACGAGCTGACGCGCATCGTCGAGCGCTCGGCCGGCCGACTGGGGGTCAGCGCCGAGGCGCACGGCGCCGCTGAGATCGCCCGCCGAGCCCGCGGCACGCCCCGGGTGGCCAACCGCCTGCTGCGCCGGGTGCGCGACTTCGCCGAGGTGCGGGCCGACGGGCGGATTACGCAGCAGGTCGCCGCGGACGCCATGGAGCTGCTCGACGTCGATCGCAACGGCCTCGACGAACAAGACCGGCGCCTGCTCGAGGCGGTGGTCCACAAGTTCGGCGGGGGCCCGGTCGGGCTGGACAACCTCGCCACCGCCATCGGCGAGGAGCGCGGCACCCTGGAGGACGTGGTCGAGCCGTACCTGATCCAGGAGGGCTACCTGATGCGCACCCCGCGCGGCCGGGTGGCTACCGAGCACGCTTACACCCTGCTCGGTGTGCCCGGGCAACCAACCCGCTCCGGCGACCTGTTCGGGTAACTCGCCGGGAGCGCGGACCGGGCGACGACGCCCCGGCACTTGTCATTCCAGTGGAACTTGTTTCTGTAACTAGCTGTCGTTAAATTCGATCCTCCGGCCCTGCCAGCGCGAACGACAACCATGACCGCCGACGTCTCTGTCATCCGTCTCATCCTCGACGCCAGCCTGCTGGTGCAGGCCGTGATGCTGTCGCTGATCCTCGCCTCGATCACCTCGTGGGCGCTGATCCTCTACAAGCGCCTGATCCTCAAGCGCGCCGAGCAGACCGCCATCCGCTTCGAAGAGGAGTTCTGGGCCGGCGGCAACCTGGCCGAGATCTACCGCCGGCTCAGCGACGAGGGCCCCGGCGAGCACGCCGGCATGGAGCGTATCTTCCGCGCCGGCTTTCAGGAGTTCTCGCGCATGCGCAAGCAGAGCGGAGCCCCGCCGGCGGCAGTGGTCGAGGCCGCCCATCGCGCCATGCGCGTATCGGTCAGCCGCGAACTGGACAACGCCGAGCGCCACCTGCAGTTCCTGGCCACGGTGGGCTCGGTCAGCCCGTACGTGGGGCTGTTCGGGACCGTGTGGGGCATCATGAACTCGTTCCGCGCCCTGGCCGGGCAACAGCAGGCGACCCTGGCCACCGTGGCGCCGGGCATCGCCGAGGCCCTGATCGCCACCGCCCTGGGGCTGTTCGCGGCCATTCCGGCGGTCATCGCCTATAACCATTACGCCAACCGCGCCGAGCGGCTCGCCAACCGCTACGAGACCTTCGTCGAGGAGTTCACCAGCATCCTCGAGCGGCATACGCATGCGGCCGGCGCGGCGCCGGCCAGGTAGGAGGGCACGCCTTGGCACGGGTGACACCGACCGGGACACGCCGCAGCCGTCGGCGGCCAATGTCGGAGATCAACGTCGTCCCGTACATCGACGTCATGCTGGTGCTGCTGGTGATCTTCATGGTCACCGCACCGCTGCTCTACCACGGCGTCGACCTGGATCTGCCGCAGGTGAGCAGCTCGCCGCTGGACGAGGACGAAGCGGAGCCACTGATCGTCAGTGTCGACGCCGAAGGCCGGGTCTACCTCAACCTTGCCGACGACCCTGAGGAGCCCCTCTCCCGGGGAGAGCTCCTGGAGCAGGTCGGCGGGATCATGAGCGACGATCCGGAGCGACGCGTGCTACTGCGCGGCGACCAGCAAGTGGCCTACGGCGAGGTCGTGGCCCTGATGGCCGAACTCCAGGCAGCCGGGGTGCCGAGTGTGGGACTGATGAGTCAGCCACCGGACAACGGCCCGGCCCCCGACGCGGGATGAGGCCCTGCCCATGCGCTGGCTGAGAGTGCCAACCCCCAGACTGCCGCGCCGGCTGGCGAGCAGCCCGTCGCGTTTTGTGATCTACTCCACCCTGGGGCATGTGGCGGTATTCACGGTGGTGGGTGCGAACTTCGCAACCTGCACCCGCACCCCCGAAGCCCCCTCGTTCGACGGCCCGGTCATCGAGGCCACCGCGGTGGACAGCGCCGCCGTGGAGGCGGAGATGGAGCGGCGTCAGGAACCGGAGCCAGAACCGGAGCCGGAGCCCGAGCCGGAGCCGGAACCCGAGCCGAAGCCAGAACCGGAGCCGGAGCCGGAGCCGGAGCCAGAGCCAGAGCCGGAGCCCGAGCCCGAACCGGAGCCGGAACCGGAGCCCGAGCCGGATCCAGCCGAGCAGCGGGCGGAAGAGCAGGAGCGGCTTCGCGAGGAGATCCGCCAGCGCATGGCGGAAGAGCGCGAGGCGCAGCGCCAGCAGGAACTCGAAGCCGAACGCCAGCGCCAGGAAGCGGCCCGCCAGGAGGCCGAGGAGCAACGCCGACTGCAGGGGCAGCAGCAGCGCTACACCGCGGCGATCGCCGAGGCTGTCGAGCGCAACTGGCGACGCCCCACCGGCACGCCCGAGGGGCTCGAGGCGGTCATCCGGGTGTCGTTCTCGCGAAGCGGCGACGTGCGCCGGGTCGAGGTCGTCAGCGGCAGCGGTGACTCCGGCTTCGACCGTTCCGTCGAGCGCGCCGTCCAGGCCGCCTCGCCGGTGCCTTTCCCCGACGAGGCCGCGCTGCAGGAGCGCATGCAGACCATAACCTTCCGATTCGCACCGGACCGGAGTTAAGCCGTGACGCGACTGAACCGAGTATGGAGCACCGTGTACCTGGCAGCCCTGCTGATGCTGCCCGGGCAGGCCAGCGCCGATGACGTGGTGATCGACATCATCGGCGGCATCGAGGGCGCCACCCCCATCGCCGTCGTGCCGTTCCAGCGCGCCGATGGCGCCGACCCGGAGACCGGGATCGCCCCGATCATCACCGCCAACCTCGCCCGCACCGGCCGCTTCGACGTCCTGCCGGAGGACGACCTGGTGGCCACCCCGGGGCGCATGGAGGACGTGCGCTTCTCCACCTGGCGCGCCCAGGGCGTGGACCATCTGGTGGTCGGCGGCATCGATAATGCCACCGACGGCCGTTACGAGGTGCGCTTCGAACTCCTTGACGCCTTCCAGGGACAGCGGACCGACGGCCGGCGCTACCGCGCCGAAGAGCGCCACCTGCGCACCCTGGCCCACACCATCTCCGACCGCATCTACGAGGCGATCACCGACCGCCCAGGCACCTTCACCAAGCGGATCGCCTACGTCGCAGTCGAGCAGCGCGAGGACGGCGAGGGCCGGCAACATCGACTGGTGGTAGCCGATTCCGACGGACACCGGCCACAGACCATCCTGACCTCCGATGAGCCACTGCTCTCGCCCGCCTGGTCACCGTCGCGGGACCGCCTGGCTTACGTCTCCTTTGAAGGCCGCCGCTCGGAGGTTTTCGTCCAGGAGATCCGCACCGGAGAGCGCGAGCAGGTAGCCAGCTTCCGCGGGATCAACAGCGCCCCGGCCTGGTCACCGGACGGCGACCGGCTGGCGGTCACCCTGTCGCGCGACGGCGCCGCCAACATCTACCTGATCGACCTAGCCAGCGGTGAGGTCCGCCCCGTCACCGACCACTGGGCCATCGACACCGAGGCCACCTGGAGCCCCGACGGCGAGTGGATCTACTTCACCTCCGACCGGGGCGGACGGCCACAGATCTACCGCACCACGCCGGATGGCGGCGAGACGGAACGGGTTACCTATGAGGGGGCGTACAACGCCCGGCCGAGCATCTCACCCGACGGTGAGCGGATGGCCATGGTTCACCGCCACGACGGGCAGTACTATATCGCCCTGCAGGATCTGGAGACCGAGGCGGTGCAGATCATCAGCGACGGGCCGGCCGACGAATCGCCGAGCTTCGCCCCCAACGGTGACCTGGTCATCTACACCGCTGGCGGCACCGAGGGGCAGCGACTGGCCACAGCCTCGGTCATCGGCGGCGCGGTGGCCCCACTGGAGTCCACCGAACGACCGGATACCCGCGTACGCGAACCGGCCTGGTAAACCACCTGCGAGGACGAGACACCATGACCGCCAGAAGCCACCGAAACGTCGCGCTCCGCCCCCTGCGCACCCTGGGGCTGGCAGCCAGCCTGGCCCTGCTGGCCGGCTGCGCCCACTGGATCGAGGACCCGGAGACCGCACCCGGCGAAGAGACCGAACTGGAAACGGAAGACTTCGATCCGACCGAGGCCGAGGCCCTGGAAGACCCGAGCGATGCCGACGAAGAACGCCTGGAGCGGGCACGCGCCGAGGGGCTGGACCCCGACGACCCGCTGGACGCCGCCGTCCTGGATGAGCCCGACAGCCCGCTGGCGACCCGGCGCGTGCACTTCGCCTTCGACTCCAGCGACATCCGCGACGAGGACATACCGGTCCTCGAGGCCCATGCCGAGTTCCTGCGCGAACACCCCGACGAGCGGATGACCATCGAGGGCCATACCGACGAGCGCGGCTCGCGGGAGTACAATCTGGCCCTGGGCGAGCGGCGCGCCGAGGCGGTCGAACGGCTCCTGCGCGCCAACGGGGCCCGCTCGGACCAGCTCGAGGTGGTCAGCTACGGCGAGGAAGACCCGCTGATCGACGAATCC from Halorhodospira halophila includes:
- the pal gene encoding peptidoglycan-associated lipoprotein Pal yields the protein MTARSHRNVALRPLRTLGLAASLALLAGCAHWIEDPETAPGEETELETEDFDPTEAEALEDPSDADEERLERARAEGLDPDDPLDAAVLDEPDSPLATRRVHFAFDSSDIRDEDIPVLEAHAEFLREHPDERMTIEGHTDERGSREYNLALGERRAEAVERLLRANGARSDQLEVVSYGEEDPLIDESNEDAWAENRRAELLYER
- the tolQ gene encoding protein TolQ, giving the protein MTADVSVIRLILDASLLVQAVMLSLILASITSWALILYKRLILKRAEQTAIRFEEEFWAGGNLAEIYRRLSDEGPGEHAGMERIFRAGFQEFSRMRKQSGAPPAAVVEAAHRAMRVSVSRELDNAERHLQFLATVGSVSPYVGLFGTVWGIMNSFRALAGQQQATLATVAPGIAEALIATALGLFAAIPAVIAYNHYANRAERLANRYETFVEEFTSILERHTHAAGAAPAR
- a CDS encoding cell envelope integrity protein TolA gives rise to the protein MRWLRVPTPRLPRRLASSPSRFVIYSTLGHVAVFTVVGANFATCTRTPEAPSFDGPVIEATAVDSAAVEAEMERRQEPEPEPEPEPEPEPEPEPKPEPEPEPEPEPEPEPEPEPEPEPEPEPEPDPAEQRAEEQERLREEIRQRMAEEREAQRQQELEAERQRQEAARQEAEEQRRLQGQQQRYTAAIAEAVERNWRRPTGTPEGLEAVIRVSFSRSGDVRRVEVVSGSGDSGFDRSVERAVQAASPVPFPDEAALQERMQTITFRFAPDRS
- the tolB gene encoding Tol-Pal system beta propeller repeat protein TolB; its protein translation is MYLAALLMLPGQASADDVVIDIIGGIEGATPIAVVPFQRADGADPETGIAPIITANLARTGRFDVLPEDDLVATPGRMEDVRFSTWRAQGVDHLVVGGIDNATDGRYEVRFELLDAFQGQRTDGRRYRAEERHLRTLAHTISDRIYEAITDRPGTFTKRIAYVAVEQREDGEGRQHRLVVADSDGHRPQTILTSDEPLLSPAWSPSRDRLAYVSFEGRRSEVFVQEIRTGEREQVASFRGINSAPAWSPDGDRLAVTLSRDGAANIYLIDLASGEVRPVTDHWAIDTEATWSPDGEWIYFTSDRGGRPQIYRTTPDGGETERVTYEGAYNARPSISPDGERMAMVHRHDGQYYIALQDLETEAVQIISDGPADESPSFAPNGDLVIYTAGGTEGQRLATASVIGGAVAPLESTERPDTRVREPAW
- the tolR gene encoding protein TolR translates to MSEINVVPYIDVMLVLLVIFMVTAPLLYHGVDLDLPQVSSSPLDEDEAEPLIVSVDAEGRVYLNLADDPEEPLSRGELLEQVGGIMSDDPERRVLLRGDQQVAYGEVVALMAELQAAGVPSVGLMSQPPDNGPAPDAG
- the ruvB gene encoding Holliday junction branch migration DNA helicase RuvB, with amino-acid sequence MSDEHGPPERIIDAAGNGEEAALERALRPVSLDEYVGQAGVREQLEIFIHAARGRNEPLDHTLLFGPPGLGKTTLANIIATEMGANLRQSSGPVLDRPGDLAAILTNLEPGDVLFIDEIHRLSSVVEEVLYPAMEDFRIDIVIGEGPAARSIKLDLPPFTLVGATTRAGLLTSPLRDRFGIVQRLAYYPVDELTRIVERSAGRLGVSAEAHGAAEIARRARGTPRVANRLLRRVRDFAEVRADGRITQQVAADAMELLDVDRNGLDEQDRRLLEAVVHKFGGGPVGLDNLATAIGEERGTLEDVVEPYLIQEGYLMRTPRGRVATEHAYTLLGVPGQPTRSGDLFG